A single window of Polaribacter sp. SA4-10 DNA harbors:
- a CDS encoding alpha-amylase family glycosyl hydrolase, which translates to MKKIAFLFILFITSIGFSQVTITPNPFDITASITISLDANSSATDCNGLNNPTKVYMHSGVGTDADAFNTSVVGNWGLDNGVGEMTLNASNNLWEITFVPKTYYNLTDAQAASVTKMGIVFRNANGSQELKDNGCNDFIFNVGSFQLTLNSPSTATTVLNSGESLSINASASLTASFVLKANGTIVNQNSGLTYTFSPTVSQNTTFLLEATNNGETKSTTFQAIVKPTVTEAAVPSGMKDGINLNPSDTTKATLVFYAPEKEFVHLIGNFNNWELNDTYLLKKDSSNDRFWIELTGLTAQTDYTYQYIIDADLRVADPYSTVILSEYNDQYINATTYPNLPNYPSGKTNHAVTLLRTGDVAYNWQVTNFQKPAKTDLVIYELLIRDFDELHSFDAVKDRLDYLQNLGINAIEFMPVMEFDGNESWGYNPSFHMALDKYYGNTKAFKQLVDECHRRGMAVIIDVAFNHASGQNPYYRMYNTDNGGYGGQASTDSPFFNPIARHSYSVFNDFNHSKQATQDYVKRVSQYWIDEYKIDGFRWDLTKGFTQNCTGSDACTNAYQQDRVTVLKEYADYQWNIDPNFYVIFEHLGGNTEETEWVNYRLSEGKGIMLWGNHNSQYNQATMGYGASSDFSWISYKNRGWSVPANVSYMESHDEERLMYKNLQFGNFSGSYNVKNLATALDRQKIGGAFYFTIPGPKMIWQFGELGYDISIDQNGRIGNKPILWNYFDNQERKNLYNTWSKIIQLKLKYDIFETEDFSLDVANTNGLKKIHLTNPSATGIQNIVVIGNFGVTTQSINPIFQKTGTWYNLLNENSTINVTNTSALISLAPGEFKIYADNPAALSTEDVALENNIFKIYPNPASNTFSLTNEALIVSIYDVTGKQVKTYSKESIKNNLYEVSDLNKGIYFIRIKNIKNQLLTKKLIIN; encoded by the coding sequence ATGAAAAAAATTGCTTTCTTATTTATTCTATTTATAACTTCAATAGGTTTTAGCCAAGTTACAATTACTCCAAATCCTTTTGACATAACAGCATCTATAACAATAAGTTTAGATGCAAATAGTTCTGCTACAGATTGCAACGGACTCAATAATCCTACAAAAGTTTATATGCACTCTGGCGTTGGTACAGATGCAGATGCTTTTAATACAAGTGTAGTTGGTAATTGGGGATTAGACAATGGTGTTGGTGAAATGACACTAAACGCATCTAACAATCTTTGGGAAATTACTTTTGTTCCAAAAACATATTATAATTTAACAGATGCACAAGCTGCTAGTGTTACTAAGATGGGAATTGTTTTTAGAAATGCAAATGGTTCTCAAGAATTGAAAGACAATGGTTGTAACGATTTTATTTTTAATGTTGGTTCATTTCAATTAACATTAAATTCACCTTCAACAGCAACAACAGTTTTAAACTCCGGAGAAAGTTTATCTATAAATGCTTCCGCATCACTAACGGCTAGTTTTGTTTTAAAAGCAAATGGTACAATCGTAAATCAAAACTCTGGGTTAACGTATACCTTCTCTCCTACCGTTTCACAAAACACAACCTTTTTATTAGAAGCTACAAATAACGGAGAAACAAAAAGTACCACTTTTCAAGCAATTGTAAAACCAACTGTTACAGAAGCTGCTGTTCCTTCTGGAATGAAAGATGGAATTAACTTAAACCCATCAGATACTACAAAAGCTACCTTAGTTTTTTATGCGCCAGAAAAAGAGTTTGTTCATTTAATTGGTAACTTTAATAACTGGGAATTAAATGACACTTACCTTCTTAAAAAAGATAGTTCTAATGATCGTTTTTGGATAGAACTTACAGGTTTAACTGCGCAAACAGATTATACGTATCAATATATAATTGATGCAGATTTAAGAGTTGCAGACCCTTATTCTACAGTAATTTTAAGTGAGTATAATGATCAATATATAAACGCTACAACATATCCTAATTTACCTAATTATCCTTCAGGAAAAACAAATCATGCAGTTACATTATTAAGAACTGGTGATGTAGCTTACAATTGGCAAGTAACAAACTTTCAAAAACCAGCAAAAACAGATTTAGTAATTTATGAACTTCTTATTAGAGATTTTGATGAATTACATAGTTTTGATGCAGTAAAAGATAGATTAGACTATTTGCAAAATTTAGGGATAAATGCCATTGAATTTATGCCAGTTATGGAATTTGATGGTAATGAATCTTGGGGATATAATCCTTCTTTTCATATGGCTTTAGATAAATATTATGGTAATACTAAAGCTTTTAAGCAGTTAGTTGATGAATGCCATAGAAGAGGAATGGCTGTTATTATTGATGTTGCTTTTAATCACGCAAGTGGGCAAAACCCTTATTATAGAATGTATAATACAGACAATGGTGGTTATGGTGGTCAAGCAAGTACAGACAGTCCTTTTTTCAACCCAATTGCAAGACATTCTTACAGTGTTTTTAACGATTTTAATCACTCTAAACAAGCAACTCAAGATTACGTAAAAAGAGTTTCTCAATATTGGATTGATGAATATAAAATTGATGGTTTTAGATGGGATTTAACAAAAGGTTTTACACAAAACTGTACCGGTAGCGATGCTTGTACAAACGCATACCAACAAGATAGAGTTACTGTTTTAAAAGAATATGCAGATTACCAATGGAATATTGACCCTAATTTTTATGTAATATTTGAGCACTTAGGTGGAAATACCGAAGAAACTGAATGGGTAAATTACCGTTTAAGTGAAGGAAAAGGAATTATGCTATGGGGAAATCATAATTCTCAATACAATCAAGCAACTATGGGGTATGGTGCTAGTTCTGATTTTTCTTGGATTTCGTATAAAAACAGAGGTTGGTCTGTACCTGCAAATGTAAGTTATATGGAAAGTCATGATGAAGAACGTTTAATGTATAAAAATTTACAATTTGGAAATTTTAGCGGGAGTTATAATGTTAAAAATTTAGCAACTGCTTTAGATAGACAAAAAATTGGAGGGGCTTTTTATTTTACCATTCCTGGCCCCAAAATGATATGGCAATTTGGAGAATTAGGCTATGATATTTCTATAGATCAAAACGGAAGAATAGGTAACAAACCAATTCTATGGAATTATTTTGACAATCAAGAGAGAAAAAACCTTTATAATACTTGGTCTAAAATTATTCAATTAAAATTGAAATATGATATTTTTGAAACTGAAGATTTTTCTTTAGATGTTGCTAATACAAATGGATTAAAAAAGATTCACTTAACAAATCCATCTGCTACAGGTATTCAAAACATTGTTGTTATAGGAAATTTTGGAGTTACAACTCAAAGTATTAATCCGATTTTTCAAAAAACAGGAACTTGGTATAATTTGTTAAATGAAAATTCTACCATAAATGTTACGAATACATCAGCTCTAATATCTTTAGCGCCTGGAGAATTTAAAATCTATGCAGATAATCCAGCAGCACTTTCTACTGAAGATGTTGCTTTAGAAAACAATATTTTTAAAATATACCCAAACCCTGCTTCTAATACTTTTTCCTTAACAAATGAAGCTCTAATAGTAAGTATTTATGATGTTACAGGTAAACAAGTAAAAACATATTCAAAAGAGAGTATTAAAAATAATTTATATGAAGTGTCTGATTTAAATAAAGGAATTTATTTTATTCGTATTAAGAATATAAAAAATCAACTATTAACAAAGAAATTAATTATTAATTAG
- a CDS encoding pyridoxal-phosphate dependent enzyme: MKYAKNILETIGNTPLVQLNVVTKEVAALVLAKVETFNPGNSIKDRMALKMVEDAEADGRLKPGGTIIEGTSGNTGMGLALAAIIKGYKCIFVLSDKQSKEKMDILRAVGAEVIVCPTNVEPEDPRSYYSVSKRLGAETPNSWYVNQYDNPSNALTHYEQTGPEIWEQTDGKITHFVVGVGTGGTISGTAKFLKEQNPNIKVWGIDTYGSVFKKYHETGIFDENEIYPYITEGIGEDILPKNVDFSLIDGFTKVTDKDAAVYTRKIAKEEGIFVGNSAGSAIKGLLQLKEHFTKDDVVVVLFHDHGSRYVGKMFNDDWMRDRGFLEEEIKTAADLVKIHGDAPLVTVQTEELVSHAIERMRDYKISQIPVKDSNGFVGSIDDAVLLHNFIDDKNIADKPIKGIMGKSYPIVKKSAKLDEISKLITKENQAVLVDLENGNHHIITKSDIISAM, encoded by the coding sequence ATGAAATACGCAAAAAACATATTAGAAACCATTGGTAATACACCTTTGGTACAACTAAACGTTGTTACTAAAGAAGTAGCTGCTTTGGTGTTGGCAAAGGTAGAAACTTTTAACCCAGGAAATTCTATAAAAGATAGAATGGCGTTAAAAATGGTTGAAGATGCAGAAGCAGATGGACGTTTAAAACCCGGAGGAACCATTATAGAAGGTACTTCTGGAAACACAGGAATGGGGTTGGCGTTGGCAGCAATTATAAAAGGTTACAAATGTATTTTTGTATTATCAGACAAGCAGTCTAAAGAGAAAATGGATATCTTACGTGCGGTTGGTGCAGAAGTAATTGTGTGTCCAACAAATGTAGAACCAGAAGATCCTAGATCTTATTACTCGGTTTCTAAACGTTTAGGAGCAGAAACACCAAATTCTTGGTATGTAAATCAATATGACAATCCAAGTAACGCGCTTACACATTATGAGCAAACGGGACCAGAAATTTGGGAACAAACAGATGGTAAAATCACTCATTTTGTTGTTGGAGTAGGAACGGGAGGAACCATTTCTGGAACTGCAAAATTCTTGAAAGAGCAAAATCCTAATATTAAAGTTTGGGGAATTGATACCTATGGTTCTGTGTTTAAGAAATACCATGAAACGGGTATTTTTGATGAGAATGAAATTTACCCTTACATTACAGAAGGAATTGGAGAAGATATTTTACCAAAAAATGTGGATTTTTCTTTGATTGATGGTTTTACGAAAGTAACCGATAAGGATGCGGCAGTTTATACGCGTAAAATTGCCAAAGAAGAAGGTATTTTTGTTGGTAATTCTGCTGGTTCTGCAATAAAAGGATTGTTGCAATTAAAAGAACATTTTACAAAAGACGATGTTGTGGTTGTGTTATTTCACGATCATGGAAGTAGGTATGTTGGTAAGATGTTTAATGATGATTGGATGCGTGATAGAGGTTTCTTAGAAGAGGAAATTAAAACGGCTGCAGATTTGGTTAAAATTCATGGTGATGCACCTTTGGTTACGGTACAAACTGAAGAGTTAGTTTCTCATGCAATTGAGAGAATGCGCGATTATAAAATAAGTCAAATTCCGGTAAAAGACAGTAATGGTTTTGTAGGGTCTATTGATGATGCTGTTTTATTACACAATTTTATTGACGATAAAAATATTGCAGACAAACCAATTAAAGGTATTATGGGAAAATCATATCCAATAGTAAAGAAATCTGCTAAATTAGATGAAATTTCTAAATTGATAACCAAAGAGAATCAAGCTGTTTTGGTTGATTTAGAAAACGGGAATCATCATATTATTACAAAGTCTGATATTATTAGTGCGATGTAA